The Montipora capricornis isolate CH-2021 unplaced genomic scaffold, ASM3666992v2 scaffold_69, whole genome shotgun sequence genome has a window encoding:
- the LOC138036925 gene encoding uncharacterized protein: protein MAFRTSELLQRNELVRFQLDDVIRAPGNNQHQEKNGYRFTINDRSSFYDWYNAYFEVQFQLQKIADGAGYAAADRITVINGSHSLISHMMIKSAGKIVYDTDNLHKVTFVKNLLEYSDDYSRSVGKNSFWYLDTNDTTANTNLGYESRRVLTQATNNDGTGGAKDVNLIIPLNRYSFFEELQDKMLVPMQLQFNLNLQNDNELINMAAGVDAGRVVLNRFLLWVPKLTPKDSMYDKFVSSFMKEHKWTYQRELYAVSAPARVSGFFQISSSIDNVKAIFVYLQRAKTRVATQNPYILDTFKLNAADANSYLTTCRLEYGNGVFYPETEYDSESKVRIFNDLMSYAMRKNDYNTGTQLNLANYNSLYPLIFFDLSYQTEKVTRDPKQLIFRYKISANSAADFNVHAVVLYEESVVIDKVGNELVIV from the coding sequence atggcttttagaacaagtgaattattgcaaagaaatgagttggtgcgtttccaacttgatgatgtaattagAGCCCCTGGAAAtaatcaacatcaagaaaagaacGGTTATAGATTCACCAtcaacgaccggagttctttctatgattggtacaatgcttatttcgaggttcaattccagttacaaaaaatAGCAGATGGAGCTGGTTACGCAGCAGCCGATAGAATAACGGTGATAAACGGATCTCATTCATTGATTTCACATATGATGATTAAAAGTGCTGGGAAAATTGTTTACGATACTGACAATCTACATAAGGTCACTTTTGTGAAGAATCTGTTGGAATATTCTGATGATTACAGCAGATCAGTcggtaaaaacagtttttggtatttagACACAAATGATACGACAGCCAATACTAATTTAGGATATGAATCTAGAAGAGTGCTTACACAAGCTACCAACAATGATGGAACGGGAGGAGCaaaagatgtgaatttgatcatacctctcaatcgttacagtttttttgaagagttgcaggataaaatgttggttcctATGCAGTTACAATTCAATTTGAATCTCCAGAACGACAATGAACTCATCAATATGGCAGCAGGAGTAGATGCCGGCAGAGTAGTTTTGAACAGATTTCTTTTATGGGTTCCAAAATTAACACCAAAAGACAGTATGTACGACAAATTTGTAAGctctttcatgaaagaacacaaatggacaTATCAGCGTGAACTATATGCAGTGTCAGCACCTGCTAGAGTCagtggtttttttcagatttcttccagtattgacaatgtcaaagcaatttttgtttatctacAACGGGCTAAAACCAGAGTTGCAACTCAAAATCCATATATACTTGATACCTTCAAACTAAATGCAGCAGACGCAAACAGTTATTTAACAACATGCAGACTCGAATAtggcaatggtgttttctacccagaaacagaatatgacagtgaaagcaaagtgagaatattcaatgatctgatgtcttatgcaatgcgaaaaaatgattacaacaccggAACCCAGTTGAATCTTGCCAATTATAACAGCCTGTATCCACTAATCTTTTTCGATCTGTCATATCAAACAGAAAAAGTAACAAGAGACcctaaacagttgattttcaggTATAAAATAAGTGCCAATAGTGCAGCAGATTTCAATGTCCATGCAGTTGTATTGTATGAAGAGTCGGTTGTTATTGACAAGGTGGGTAATGAATTGGTGATAGTTTAA